In Gallus gallus isolate bGalGal1 chromosome Z, bGalGal1.mat.broiler.GRCg7b, whole genome shotgun sequence, one DNA window encodes the following:
- the CHRNB3 gene encoding neuronal acetylcholine receptor subunit beta-3 isoform X1, with protein sequence MTPSLRSIPWVSGEPGVSLARMISLGCSIPHLPSCMPFSLPDVAALGSVVENEDALLRHLFQGYQKWVRPVENSNDTIKVLFGLKISQLVDVDEKNQLMTTNVWLKQEWMDHKLSWNPEEYGGITAIRVPSESLWLPDIVLFENADGRFEGSLMTKAIVKYNGVVTWMPPASYKSSCTMDVTFFPFDRQNCSMKFGSWTYDGSMVDLILVDENVDRKDFFDNGEWEILNAKGMKGNRKDGLYSYPFVTYSFVLRRLPLFYTLFLIIPCLGLSFLTVLVFYLPSDEGEKLSLSTSVLVSLTVFLLVIEEIIPSSSKVIPLIGEYLLFIMIFVTLSIIVTVFVINVHHRSSATYHPMAPWVKRLFLQKLPRLLCMKGHVDRYSFSDTEEKETTLKSKLPGKQKHKQAKDGEKVVIAFLEKAADSIRYISRHVKKEHFIRQVGESRAERHHSLLHSCNFQVFPFLHAFLYASSSCIPLACFLRAFPAGCGKACYFKNSVVLWESLFFPDGRGHSWLSWRNSCLGSI encoded by the exons ATGACTCCATCTCTCCGCAGTATCCCATGGGTATCTGGAGAACCTGGGGTGTCATTAGCCAGGATGATCTCCTTGGGCTGTTCCATCCCACACCTGCCCTCCTGCATGCCCTTCTCTCTTCCAGATGTGGCTGCCCTTGGTTCGGTTGTGGAGAATGAGGATGCGCTCCTGAGACACTTATTTCAAGGCTATCAGAAATGGGTCCGCCCCGTGGAAAACTCCAACGACACCATCAAAGTCCTCTTTGGGTTAAAGATATCACAGCTTGTGGACGTG GATGAGAAGAACCAGCTGATGACGACCAACGTGTGGCTGAAGCAG GAATGGATGGACCACAAGCTCTCCTGGAATCCAGAGGAATATGGTGGGATCACTGCTATCCGTGTCCCTTCTGAGTCCCTGTGGCTTCCCGACATTGTTCTGTTTGAAAA CGCTGATGGACGTTTTGAAGGGTCCCTGATGACCAAAGCCATAGTGAAATACAATGGAGTGGTGACCTGGATGCCACCAGCCAGCTACAAGAGCTCCTGCACGATGGACGTAACCTTCTTCCCCTTCGACAGGCAGAACTGCTCCATGAAATTTGGGTCATGGACATATGATGGCAGTATGGTGGACTTAATTCTAGTGGATGAAAATGTAGACAGGAAAGACTTCTTTGATAACGGGGAGTGGGAGATCTTAAATGCCAAAGGTATGAAAGGCAACAGGAAGGATGGGCTGTACTCTTACCCATTTGTCACTTACTCCTTTGTGTTGAGACGCCTTCCACTGTTCTACACTCTTTTCTTAATAATCCCTTGCCTGGGATTGTCTTTTCTAACTGTCCTGGTGTTTTACCTGCCCTCAGATGAAGGAGAAAAGCTCTCATTGTCCACTTCAGTTCTAGTGTCcctcactgttttccttttagtgATTGAGGAAATAATCCCTTCTTCTTCCAAAGTCATCCCCCTGATTGGTGAGTATCTCCTGTTCATCATGATTTTTGTGACCCTCTCTATCATTGTGACTGTCTTTGTTATCAACGTCCACCACCGCTCCTCAGCAACTTACCACCCCATGGCCCCCTGGGTTAAAAGACTCTTCCTCCAGAAGCTGCCTCGGCTGCTCTGCATGAAGGGACACGTAGACCGTTATTCCTTCTCAGACACTGAGGAAAAGGAAACCACCTTGAAATCAAAACtcccaggaaaacagaaacacaagcaAGCAAAAGATGGAGAGAAAGTCGTGATTGCCTttctggaaaaggcagctgATTCCATTCGGTACATTTCCAGGCATGTTAAAAAGGAGCACTTCATCAGGCAGGTAGGTGAAAGTAGGGCAGAGAGACATCACAGCCTCCTACACAGCTGCAACTTccaagtttttccttttctgcatgcCTTTCTGTATGCTTCTTCCTCTTGCATTCCTCTTGCATGTTTCCTGCGAGCTTTCCCTGCTGGGTGTGGGAAAGCATGTTACTTCAAGAACAGTGTTGTGTTGTGGGAGTCCCTGTTCTTCCCAGACGGAAGGGGCCACAGCTGGCTGTCCTGGAGGAATTCCTGTCTTGGGAGTATTTGA
- the LOC770141 gene encoding transcription factor jun-D-like yields MDRRAKRQSTAEHRISERGPSPSPAQPLRAGGRRRGARGRRRRRWGGQTAGPGRGVGPVAPGGGSVPAESRGLRAPAEQSRAAPYSRCRRRRRAGTGERRAAPRPAGSMSGGRSGRAAVKMEAPFYPEEGLELLPDFVPLPGFAAAAGPGAEAAAAAGPKLLLGAGKKRDLPPAAPSPLPGPFALRPPGSARGSAAALRLLPPSAAPPPPPPGSAQGSAAGAGAGAAANRGGPEAALGSAAELPLLKLPPAADLEQLLIQGGAGLGPGSPGPAAAGGAGGPAAAGTFLYRQPVTQEQEGFADGFVKALADLHKQNQLLTAPPLSPPGPCCPARPGAAAEPPAVYTNLSGFSPAGPLSPSGSAYPAAPAPPPPPPPPPPPPPGLPFGPAGLGAGRLPAPRALEEPQTVPDVPPAASGEGGGSAPTPPSLSPLDAESQERLKAERKRLRNRIAASKCRRRKLERIARLEEKVKALKGQNAELAATANLLRAQVTQLQGRVRSHLSSGCHINAAAPSGPPPREPPPEAAATAPEAGAC; encoded by the coding sequence ATGGACAGAAGGGCAAAGAGACAGTCTACGGCCGAGCACCGAATTTCCGAACGCGGCCCCTCGCCGAGCCCCGCGCAGCCCCTCAGAGCCGggggccggcggcggggagctcgggggaggcggcggcggcgttGGGGCGGGCAGACGGCGGGCCCGGGGCGGGGCGTGGGGCCGGTGGCGCCGGGAGGCGGCTCAGTCCCCGCTGAGAGCCGAGGGCTGCGGGCCCCCGCCGAGCAGAGTCGCGCCGCGCCCTAcagccgctgccgccgccgccgtaGGGCGGGCACCGGGgagcgccgcgccgcgccccggCCGGCCGGCAGCATGagcggcgggcggagcgggaGAGCCGCCGTGAAGATGGAGGCGCCGTTCTATCCCGAGGAAGGTCTGGAGCTGCTACCCGACTTCGTGCCGCTGCCGGGTTTCGCCGCCGCCGCAGGGCCCGGCgccgaggcggcggcggcggcgggcccgaagctgctgctgggcgccGGGAAGAAGCGCGACCTaccgcccgccgccccctcgCCGCTGCCCGGGCCCTTCGCCCTGCGCCCGCCCGGCAGCGCCCGCGGCAGCGCGGCCGCCCTGCGCCTGCTGCCGCCctccgccgccccgccgccgccgcccccgggcTCGGCGCAGGGCTCGGCGGCGGGGGCCGGCGCCGGGGCGGCGGCGAACCGCGGCGGTCCGGAGGCCGCGCTGGGCTCGGCGGCGGAGCTGCCGTTGCTGAAGCTGCCGCCGGCCGCCGACCTGGAGCAGCTGCTCATCcagggcggcgcggggctggggcCCGGCAgcccggggccggcggcggccgGGGGGGCCGgcgggccggcggcggcgggaaCGTTCCTCTACCGACAGCCGGTGACGCAGGAGCAGGAGGGCTTTGCCGACGGCTTCGTCAAGGCCCTGGCCGACCTGCACAAGCAGAACCAGCTGCTGACCGCGCCGCCTCTCTCCCCGCCGGGGCCCTGCTGCCCGgcccgccccggggccgccgccgAGCCGCCCGCCGTCTACACCAACCTGAGCGGCTTCAGCCCCGCGGGGCCGCTCAGCCCCTCGGGCAGCGCCTAtcccgccgcccccgcgccgccgccgcccccccctccgccgccgccgccgccgccggggctGCCGTTCGGGCCGGCGGGGCTGGGCGCGGGGCGGCTGCCGGCGCCGCGGGCCCTGGAGGAGCCGCAGACTGTGCCCGACGTGCCGCCCGCCGCGAGCggggagggaggaggcagcGCCCCGACGCCGCCGTCGTTGTCGCCGCTGGACGCGGAGAGCCAGGAGCGCCTGAAGGCGGAGCGCAAGCGGCTTCGGAACCGCATCGCGGCCTCCAAGTGCCGCCGGAGGAAGCTGGAGCGCATCGCCCGGCTGGAGGAGAAGGTGAAGGCGCTGAAGGGGCAGAACGCCGAGTTGGCCGCCACCGCCAACCTGCTGCGCGCACAGGTCACTCAGCTGCAGGGCCGCGTCCGTAGCCACCTCTCCTCCGGCTGCCACATCAACGCCGCCGCTCCCTCCGGGCCGCCGCCCCGCGAGCCGCCCCCGGAGGCCGCCGCCACCGCGCCCGAGGCCGGCGCCTGCTGA
- the CHRNB3 gene encoding neuronal acetylcholine receptor subunit beta-3 precursor, translating into MLCLMLCVLCWSRSDVAALGSVVENEDALLRHLFQGYQKWVRPVENSNDTIKVLFGLKISQLVDVDEKNQLMTTNVWLKQEWMDHKLSWNPEEYGGITAIRVPSESLWLPDIVLFENADGRFEGSLMTKAIVKYNGVVTWMPPASYKSSCTMDVTFFPFDRQNCSMKFGSWTYDGSMVDLILVDENVDRKDFFDNGEWEILNAKGMKGNRKDGLYSYPFVTYSFVLRRLPLFYTLFLIIPCLGLSFLTVLVFYLPSDEGEKLSLSTSVLVSLTVFLLVIEEIIPSSSKVIPLIGEYLLFIMIFVTLSIIVTVFVINVHHRSSATYHPMAPWVKRLFLQKLPRLLCMKGHVDRYSFSDTEEKETTLKSKLPGKQKHKQAKDGEKVVIAFLEKAADSIRYISRHVKKEHFIRQVVQDWKFVAQVLDRIFLWLFLVVSVTGSVLIFTPALQMWLNSTL; encoded by the exons ATGCTGTGTCTgatgctctgtgtgctgtgttgGAGCCGTTCAG ATGTGGCTGCCCTTGGTTCGGTTGTGGAGAATGAGGATGCGCTCCTGAGACACTTATTTCAAGGCTATCAGAAATGGGTCCGCCCCGTGGAAAACTCCAACGACACCATCAAAGTCCTCTTTGGGTTAAAGATATCACAGCTTGTGGACGTG GATGAGAAGAACCAGCTGATGACGACCAACGTGTGGCTGAAGCAG GAATGGATGGACCACAAGCTCTCCTGGAATCCAGAGGAATATGGTGGGATCACTGCTATCCGTGTCCCTTCTGAGTCCCTGTGGCTTCCCGACATTGTTCTGTTTGAAAA CGCTGATGGACGTTTTGAAGGGTCCCTGATGACCAAAGCCATAGTGAAATACAATGGAGTGGTGACCTGGATGCCACCAGCCAGCTACAAGAGCTCCTGCACGATGGACGTAACCTTCTTCCCCTTCGACAGGCAGAACTGCTCCATGAAATTTGGGTCATGGACATATGATGGCAGTATGGTGGACTTAATTCTAGTGGATGAAAATGTAGACAGGAAAGACTTCTTTGATAACGGGGAGTGGGAGATCTTAAATGCCAAAGGTATGAAAGGCAACAGGAAGGATGGGCTGTACTCTTACCCATTTGTCACTTACTCCTTTGTGTTGAGACGCCTTCCACTGTTCTACACTCTTTTCTTAATAATCCCTTGCCTGGGATTGTCTTTTCTAACTGTCCTGGTGTTTTACCTGCCCTCAGATGAAGGAGAAAAGCTCTCATTGTCCACTTCAGTTCTAGTGTCcctcactgttttccttttagtgATTGAGGAAATAATCCCTTCTTCTTCCAAAGTCATCCCCCTGATTGGTGAGTATCTCCTGTTCATCATGATTTTTGTGACCCTCTCTATCATTGTGACTGTCTTTGTTATCAACGTCCACCACCGCTCCTCAGCAACTTACCACCCCATGGCCCCCTGGGTTAAAAGACTCTTCCTCCAGAAGCTGCCTCGGCTGCTCTGCATGAAGGGACACGTAGACCGTTATTCCTTCTCAGACACTGAGGAAAAGGAAACCACCTTGAAATCAAAACtcccaggaaaacagaaacacaagcaAGCAAAAGATGGAGAGAAAGTCGTGATTGCCTttctggaaaaggcagctgATTCCATTCGGTACATTTCCAGGCATGTTAAAAAGGAGCACTTCATCAGGCAG GTTGTCCAAGACTGGAAATTTGTAGCTCAAGTCCTGGATCGGATCTTCCTGTGGTTATTCCTGGTGGTGTCAGTGACGGGTTCAGTTCTCATCTTCACCCCTGCATTACAGATGTGGCTGAACAGCACTTTGTAG
- the CHRNB3 gene encoding neuronal acetylcholine receptor subunit beta-3 isoform X2 yields the protein MLCLMLCVLCWSRSDVAALGSVVENEDALLRHLFQGYQKWVRPVENSNDTIKVLFGLKISQLVDVDEKNQLMTTNVWLKQEWMDHKLSWNPEEYGGITAIRVPSESLWLPDIVLFENADGRFEGSLMTKAIVKYNGVVTWMPPASYKSSCTMDVTFFPFDRQNCSMKFGSWTYDGSMVDLILVDENVDRKDFFDNGEWEILNAKGMKGNRKDGLYSYPFVTYSFVLRRLPLFYTLFLIIPCLGLSFLTVLVFYLPSDEGEKLSLSTSVLVSLTVFLLVIEEIIPSSSKVIPLIGEYLLFIMIFVTLSIIVTVFVINVHHRSSATYHPMAPWVKRLFLQKLPRLLCMKGHVDRYSFSDTEEKETTLKSKLPGKQKHKQAKDGEKVVIAFLEKAADSIRYISRHVKKEHFIRQVGESRAERHHSLLHSCNFQVFPFLHAFLYASSSCIPLACFLRAFPAGCGKACYFKNSVVLWESLFFPDGRGHSWLSWRNSCLGSI from the exons ATGCTGTGTCTgatgctctgtgtgctgtgttgGAGCCGTTCAG ATGTGGCTGCCCTTGGTTCGGTTGTGGAGAATGAGGATGCGCTCCTGAGACACTTATTTCAAGGCTATCAGAAATGGGTCCGCCCCGTGGAAAACTCCAACGACACCATCAAAGTCCTCTTTGGGTTAAAGATATCACAGCTTGTGGACGTG GATGAGAAGAACCAGCTGATGACGACCAACGTGTGGCTGAAGCAG GAATGGATGGACCACAAGCTCTCCTGGAATCCAGAGGAATATGGTGGGATCACTGCTATCCGTGTCCCTTCTGAGTCCCTGTGGCTTCCCGACATTGTTCTGTTTGAAAA CGCTGATGGACGTTTTGAAGGGTCCCTGATGACCAAAGCCATAGTGAAATACAATGGAGTGGTGACCTGGATGCCACCAGCCAGCTACAAGAGCTCCTGCACGATGGACGTAACCTTCTTCCCCTTCGACAGGCAGAACTGCTCCATGAAATTTGGGTCATGGACATATGATGGCAGTATGGTGGACTTAATTCTAGTGGATGAAAATGTAGACAGGAAAGACTTCTTTGATAACGGGGAGTGGGAGATCTTAAATGCCAAAGGTATGAAAGGCAACAGGAAGGATGGGCTGTACTCTTACCCATTTGTCACTTACTCCTTTGTGTTGAGACGCCTTCCACTGTTCTACACTCTTTTCTTAATAATCCCTTGCCTGGGATTGTCTTTTCTAACTGTCCTGGTGTTTTACCTGCCCTCAGATGAAGGAGAAAAGCTCTCATTGTCCACTTCAGTTCTAGTGTCcctcactgttttccttttagtgATTGAGGAAATAATCCCTTCTTCTTCCAAAGTCATCCCCCTGATTGGTGAGTATCTCCTGTTCATCATGATTTTTGTGACCCTCTCTATCATTGTGACTGTCTTTGTTATCAACGTCCACCACCGCTCCTCAGCAACTTACCACCCCATGGCCCCCTGGGTTAAAAGACTCTTCCTCCAGAAGCTGCCTCGGCTGCTCTGCATGAAGGGACACGTAGACCGTTATTCCTTCTCAGACACTGAGGAAAAGGAAACCACCTTGAAATCAAAACtcccaggaaaacagaaacacaagcaAGCAAAAGATGGAGAGAAAGTCGTGATTGCCTttctggaaaaggcagctgATTCCATTCGGTACATTTCCAGGCATGTTAAAAAGGAGCACTTCATCAGGCAGGTAGGTGAAAGTAGGGCAGAGAGACATCACAGCCTCCTACACAGCTGCAACTTccaagtttttccttttctgcatgcCTTTCTGTATGCTTCTTCCTCTTGCATTCCTCTTGCATGTTTCCTGCGAGCTTTCCCTGCTGGGTGTGGGAAAGCATGTTACTTCAAGAACAGTGTTGTGTTGTGGGAGTCCCTGTTCTTCCCAGACGGAAGGGGCCACAGCTGGCTGTCCTGGAGGAATTCCTGTCTTGGGAGTATTTGA
- the THAP1 gene encoding THAP domain-containing protein 1, with the protein MVQSCSAYRCRNRYDKEKPISFHKFPLTRPDLCKKWEAAVKRKNFKPTKYSSICSEHFTPDCFKRECNNKLLKENAVPTIFCYTEPSEKPEEFSEQPEDPLPPPPPPPPPPPPPPPPPPAAPMLPPSPSAPSFHLSQIDARFVDPSIGLLMPPLQTPSNLAVFCDHNYTVEDTVHQRKRIQQLEEQVEKLRKKLKTAQQRCRRQERQIEKLREIVQFQKEKDILAGKGYVILPNDYFEVVEVPA; encoded by the exons ATGGTGCAGTCATGTTCCGCCTACCGCTGCCGGAACCGATACGACAAAGAGAAGCCCATCTCCTTCCACAA GTTTCCTTTGACCAGGCCCGATCTGTGCAAGAAATGGGAGGCGGcggtgaaaaggaaaaacttcaAGCCCACCAAGTACAGCAGCATCTGCTCGGAGCACTTCACGCCCGACTGCTTCAAGCGGGAGTGCAACAACAAGCTGCTGAAGGAAAACGCCGTGCCCACTATATTCTGTTACACTGAGCCCAGTGAAAAG ccTGAAGAATTCTCAGAGCAGCCAGAAGATCCgcttccaccaccaccaccaccaccacctcctccgCCACCGCCGCCACCACCGCCACCTGCAGCTCCCATGCTACCACCATCTCCATCAGctccttcttttcatttatctCAGATAGATGCCAGATTTGTAGATCCAAGTATCGGATTATTGATGCCTCCTCTCCAGACCCCTAGCAATCTTGCCGTTTTTTGTGATCACAATTATACCGTAGAGGATACAGTTCATCAGCGAAAAAGAATTCAGCAGCTAGAGGAACAAGttgaaaaactgagaaagaagCTCAAGACAGCGCAGCAGCGATGCCGACGTCAGGAAAGACAAATTGAAAAACTGAGAGAGATTGttcagtttcagaaagaaaaagacatccTGGCAGGAAAAGGCTATGTGATTCTGCCCAATGACTATTTTGAAGTTGTAGAAGTACCTGCATAA
- the CHRNB3 gene encoding neuronal acetylcholine receptor subunit beta-3 isoform X3 codes for MTPSLRSIPWVSGEPGVSLARMISLGCSIPHLPSCMPFSLPDVAALGSVVENEDALLRHLFQGYQKWVRPVENSNDTIKVLFGLKISQLVDVDEKNQLMTTNVWLKQEWMDHKLSWNPEEYGGITAIRVPSESLWLPDIVLFENADGRFEGSLMTKAIVKYNGVVTWMPPASYKSSCTMDVTFFPFDRQNCSMKFGSWTYDGSMVDLILVDENVDRKDFFDNGEWEILNAKGMKGNRKDGLYSYPFVTYSFVLRRLPLFYTLFLIIPCLGLSFLTVLVFYLPSDEGEKLSLSTSVLVSLTVFLLVIEEIIPSSSKVIPLIGEYLLFIMIFVTLSIIVTVFVINVHHRSSATYHPMAPWVKRLFLQKLPRLLCMKGHVDRYSFSDTEEKETTLKSKLPGKQKHKQAKDGEKVVIAFLEKAADSIRYISRHVKKEHFIRQVVQDWKFVAQVLDRIFLWLFLVVSVTGSVLIFTPALQMWLNSTL; via the exons ATGACTCCATCTCTCCGCAGTATCCCATGGGTATCTGGAGAACCTGGGGTGTCATTAGCCAGGATGATCTCCTTGGGCTGTTCCATCCCACACCTGCCCTCCTGCATGCCCTTCTCTCTTCCAGATGTGGCTGCCCTTGGTTCGGTTGTGGAGAATGAGGATGCGCTCCTGAGACACTTATTTCAAGGCTATCAGAAATGGGTCCGCCCCGTGGAAAACTCCAACGACACCATCAAAGTCCTCTTTGGGTTAAAGATATCACAGCTTGTGGACGTG GATGAGAAGAACCAGCTGATGACGACCAACGTGTGGCTGAAGCAG GAATGGATGGACCACAAGCTCTCCTGGAATCCAGAGGAATATGGTGGGATCACTGCTATCCGTGTCCCTTCTGAGTCCCTGTGGCTTCCCGACATTGTTCTGTTTGAAAA CGCTGATGGACGTTTTGAAGGGTCCCTGATGACCAAAGCCATAGTGAAATACAATGGAGTGGTGACCTGGATGCCACCAGCCAGCTACAAGAGCTCCTGCACGATGGACGTAACCTTCTTCCCCTTCGACAGGCAGAACTGCTCCATGAAATTTGGGTCATGGACATATGATGGCAGTATGGTGGACTTAATTCTAGTGGATGAAAATGTAGACAGGAAAGACTTCTTTGATAACGGGGAGTGGGAGATCTTAAATGCCAAAGGTATGAAAGGCAACAGGAAGGATGGGCTGTACTCTTACCCATTTGTCACTTACTCCTTTGTGTTGAGACGCCTTCCACTGTTCTACACTCTTTTCTTAATAATCCCTTGCCTGGGATTGTCTTTTCTAACTGTCCTGGTGTTTTACCTGCCCTCAGATGAAGGAGAAAAGCTCTCATTGTCCACTTCAGTTCTAGTGTCcctcactgttttccttttagtgATTGAGGAAATAATCCCTTCTTCTTCCAAAGTCATCCCCCTGATTGGTGAGTATCTCCTGTTCATCATGATTTTTGTGACCCTCTCTATCATTGTGACTGTCTTTGTTATCAACGTCCACCACCGCTCCTCAGCAACTTACCACCCCATGGCCCCCTGGGTTAAAAGACTCTTCCTCCAGAAGCTGCCTCGGCTGCTCTGCATGAAGGGACACGTAGACCGTTATTCCTTCTCAGACACTGAGGAAAAGGAAACCACCTTGAAATCAAAACtcccaggaaaacagaaacacaagcaAGCAAAAGATGGAGAGAAAGTCGTGATTGCCTttctggaaaaggcagctgATTCCATTCGGTACATTTCCAGGCATGTTAAAAAGGAGCACTTCATCAGGCAG GTTGTCCAAGACTGGAAATTTGTAGCTCAAGTCCTGGATCGGATCTTCCTGTGGTTATTCCTGGTGGTGTCAGTGACGGGTTCAGTTCTCATCTTCACCCCTGCATTACAGATGTGGCTGAACAGCACTTTGTAG